From Dreissena polymorpha isolate Duluth1 chromosome 15, UMN_Dpol_1.0, whole genome shotgun sequence, a single genomic window includes:
- the LOC127859942 gene encoding uncharacterized protein LOC127859942 has protein sequence MNNMSLPAKTFKDLTYGQNVFGTTENPFPTQYPNQYPNNQYPANQYPNNQYPNNQYPSNQYPRSNHGTCGTQYSPCQFTFFVPNGTATYNYGLTAFGQTIRRDSVRYRYILRRLIIPNQVISLERMPTFGNSQRYTSDTGEEIMIKKETENTVRLLWGSMSARVIMWDIGATNGMVHIIDNILSDTSDLSRDISGSTATSSSIFKISLVSCLWIVLRRLDY, from the exons ATGAACAACATGTCTCTACCCGCAAAGACATTCAAAGATTTAACTTACGGACAAAATGTGTTTGGCACG ACAGAAAACCCATTTCCTACACAATATCCCAACCAGTATCCGAACAACCAGTATCCAGCAAACCAGTATCCCAACAACCAGTATCCCAACAATCAGTATCCAAGCAACCAGTATCCAAGAAGTAACCATG GCACCTGTGGAACTCAGTATAGCCCTTGCCAGTTCACGTTCTTTGTTCCCAACGGCACGGCTACATACAACTATGGCTTGACAGCATTTGGACAGACTATTAGACGGGACTCTGTCAGATATCGTTAT ATCCTGCGTCGATTGATTATTCCCAACCAAGTAATCTCTCTTGAGAGGATGCCGACATTTGGCAACTCACAACGTTACACCAGCGACACAGGAGAGGAGATTATGATCAAGAAGGAAACTGAAAACA CTGTGCGTTTATTATGGGGCTCCATGTCGGCCCGGGTCATCATGTGGGATATCGGGGCCACCAACGGCATGGTGCACATCATCGACAACATCCTGTCCGACACCAGCGACCTCAGCCGCGATATCAGCGGCTCCACTGCCACCAGCAGCAGCATCTTCAAAATCAGTTTAGTGTCATGCCTGTGGATTGTATTGAGACGTTTGGATTATTAG